TATGCGGCCTACAACGAGGCCGCCGAGTCTGCTCGTCGCGACGAGGCCGAACCCGTCCCGCTCCACCTGCGCAACGCACCGACGCGGCTGATGAAGCAGCTGGACTACGGCAAGGGCTACGAGTACGCCCACGACGCCGCTGATGCCGTGACCGGCATGGACTGCCTCCCGCCCGCCCTCCAGGGCCGCCAGTTCTATCGCCCGACCGATCGCGGCTTCGAGAAGGAGATCGCGAGGCGACTGGAAGGCTGGCGCGAGATCAAGCGAAAACGCCGCGCCCCCACCGACACCGAGCGCTGACCGCTGTCGCCCAGACTCCTCTCGACGCGAGACGGCGTAAGATGACTGCATGACGAGAATCGCGGTCGACGTGCCAACAGACATCGCGAAGCGTCTGGAGTCGGCCTGGCGCGACGTGTCGCGTGGGACGCTCGAAGCGCTCGCAGTAGAGGGTTACCGTGACGGAACGCTGAGTCGGGAACAGGTCGGGAGGATCCTCGGGTTGTCGTTCGGAGCGACCGAGGCGTTCCTGAAGGCACGTCAGGCGTACCTTGCATATGACGGGGACGACCTCGAGAAAGACCTCCAGGGACTTCGCCAGCAGCTCGGCTCTCGATGATCGTTGTCTCTGACACGTCCCCGATCAACTACTTGGTATTGATCGAGTGCCAGGAACTGCTTCCGACGCTGTTCGAACGGGTCCTCATTCCAGAGGCCGTTCGGCGCGAACTGCAGGACAGCGAAACGCCAGAACCAGTCAGACAGTTCATCGCAGCCGGTGCGGACTGGCTTGAAGTCCGACCCGCGCCAGATATTCCCGCCACTCTCACACATCTGGATGCGGGCGAACGCGAGGCCCTCGCGCTGTCGTTGAGCGTCGGAGCCGATTTCGTGCTCATCGACGAGCGGCCTGGACGGCAAGCCGCCGAAGCGCACGGGCTCGAGGCCTACGGAACACTCGGTGTCATTCTGGTTGCTGCCCGACGGAGGTTGATCAATGCGGATGAGGCACTCGACCGTCTGCAGAAGACCAACTTCCGCGTCTCGCCGCGCCTGCTCAGAAGCGTGCGTGAAGACGCGTCGAACCGCCAGCCGGAGATCTGACGTGGCCCCACCGACGCGGAACGCTGGCCGACTTTACGGAGGCGTAGGCGTCGGACTTGTCCGACGCACGGCAAGAAACAAGGATCTCGAAGAGATGGAGAGTGGCGAGTGAATCCTGGCGGGCCGTTTGTGCGGGCGGCGATCCGACGTGGCGTGTTGACCGCGTGGTTCGTGGTGGCGCTGGGCGGCGCGGCGTGGGCGCAGAAGTCCGAAGGACGACTTGCGTTCGAGGCGTTCGACGCGTGGCGGACGCAGCCAGTCCATGCGTCGCTCTCGTGGGACGACACGCTGCGGCTGTATCGACAGCAACTCCTCGATGACGGGCTCACACCCGACCAGGCAGACAGGACATTGCGGTTGGCGCTCGCGCACGACGAAGGTGTCCTGTACGACCGCGTCTACACCGCGCAGCAATCCGAGTTCAGGCTCGAGCCGACGGCGCTGCTCGTCAAGGCGGTGGCTGGACTGAAGCCAGGGAAGGCACTCGACGTGGGTATGGGCCAGGGCCGCAACGCCCTGTTCCTGGCCGAGCGAGGGTGGGACGTGACAGGGTTCGATGTGTCGGCGGTTGGTCTCGCGACGGCGCGGGATGTGGCCGCGGCGCGCGGTCTTTCCCTGCGCGCCCTGCAGATGTCGGACGAGGAGTTCGACTTCGGCACGCAGCAGTGGGATCTCATCGCCGTGCTGTATGCGATCGAGAAGCGCAGCGTGTTCCGCGTGAAGAACGCCCTCAAGCCGGGTGGCCTCGTGGTGGTCGAGGGCGCGCACCGCGAGGTCAGCGGTGGTGAGTGGGAGTTCGAGACCAACGAACTCCTGCGCATCTTCGATGGCTTCACGATCCTGAAGTACGAAGACGTGATGGACAGCTACGACTGGGCCCCGGAGAAACAGCTCCGCATGGTCCGCCTCGTCGCCCGGAAGCCGCATTGACCGCCTGCCCGGCTCCTACCTCCAATCGCAGCGTGTCCGGTTGCCCGTTGCCGGTTGCGGGTTGCCGGTCTTCAGATCCTCTCGAAACGCTTCTCGATCTCGCGGCGCGTGAGTCGCAGCATGACGGGGCGGCCGTGGGGGCAGACGGTGGAGTACGCCGTGGCGTGCAGTTCGTCGAGGATGAACTGCATCTTCTCGAGCGGCAGCGGATCGTTGGCCTTCACCGCGGCATGACACGCCATCGTTGCCGCCAGGTGCTTGAGGACATCGTCCACGCGGCCGGCCTTGTCGAAGCCGTCGAGATCCTGGCCGAGCGCGCGCAGGGCCGGCTCCACGTCGCCGAGGCCGATCAACGCCGGCATGGCGCTCACGCGGACGGACTTGCCGCCGAAGGGCTCCACGTCGAATCCCAGTCGCTCGAGGTCGTTCGCATGCGCTTCGATGCCGGCCAGCTGCGCGGGATCCATCTCGAAGACGAGCGGCGTGAGCAGACGCTGGCTCTGCAGGCGGCCCGACGACAGGCGCTCATAGATGCGCTCGTACAGCACGCGCTCGTGCGCCACGTGCTGATCGATGATCGCGAGGCCATCCTGATCGACGGCGAGGATGTACGTGTGCCGGAACTGACCGAGCGGCTTCATCGGCA
This genomic interval from Acidobacteriota bacterium contains the following:
- a CDS encoding UPF0175 family protein — translated: MTRIAVDVPTDIAKRLESAWRDVSRGTLEALAVEGYRDGTLSREQVGRILGLSFGATEAFLKARQAYLAYDGDDLEKDLQGLRQQLGSR
- a CDS encoding DUF3368 domain-containing protein, translating into MIVVSDTSPINYLVLIECQELLPTLFERVLIPEAVRRELQDSETPEPVRQFIAAGADWLEVRPAPDIPATLTHLDAGEREALALSLSVGADFVLIDERPGRQAAEAHGLEAYGTLGVILVAARRRLINADEALDRLQKTNFRVSPRLLRSVREDASNRQPEI
- a CDS encoding methyltransferase domain-containing protein, whose protein sequence is MLTAWFVVALGGAAWAQKSEGRLAFEAFDAWRTQPVHASLSWDDTLRLYRQQLLDDGLTPDQADRTLRLALAHDEGVLYDRVYTAQQSEFRLEPTALLVKAVAGLKPGKALDVGMGQGRNALFLAERGWDVTGFDVSAVGLATARDVAAARGLSLRALQMSDEEFDFGTQQWDLIAVLYAIEKRSVFRVKNALKPGGLVVVEGAHREVSGGEWEFETNELLRIFDGFTILKYEDVMDSYDWAPEKQLRMVRLVARKPH